From the genome of Bubalus bubalis isolate 160015118507 breed Murrah chromosome 2, NDDB_SH_1, whole genome shotgun sequence, one region includes:
- the LOC102412905 gene encoding S100P-binding protein isoform X3: MKDNFFSSYMMCSLVPSEQSSGTSLLPKDNAPFSWSSLDEDELDDSLLELSDGEDDGHFSFTEEQIQELLKDDDLSNEHFPWGGGLPSDDSRNVEKGEKGSQIPLDTPQEKDSPYNMGPEAETPDTFKLPQLTTSVGHGPTPTKPLNRRFALEKNLIKVTVAPFDPTVCDVVLDKDKTYMSKVTSRVTEKPSSLGEEMREDDLSPNESTLCTESEGISPDNSASDGPPLPSSNSNFQHTVSDKNMSDSKKPTPVFSQILDHSETPNTGSSRRNGSYKSSFEMKLPVSSSSSKQDVLDKDSGKLKVHEKRLGKVIPVLQAKTRTNVPTFSPSDLEKQKQSYLRNVIAHIEDPVDSNQG; this comes from the exons atgaaagacaattttttttcttctt ATATGATGTGCTCACTAGTGCCCTCTGAACAGTCTTCTGGTACCTCTCTCTTGCCTAAAGACAATGCTCCTTTTTCTTGGAGTTCCTTGGATGAGGATGAATTGGATGACTCCTTGCTGGAGCTATCTGATGGAGAAGATGATGGCCATTTCAGTTTCACAGAGGAACAGATTCAGGAACTCTTGAAGGATGATGACCTATCAAATGAGCACTTTCCTTGGGGAGGAGGGTTGCCTAGTGATGACAGCAGGAATGttgagaagggagagaaagggagtcAAATTCCACTTGACACTCCCCAAGAGAAAGATTCACCGTACAACATGGGACCAGAAGCTGAGACCCCTGACACATTCAAACTACCTCAACTAACTACATCAGTTGGTCATGGACCAACTCCTACTAAACCGTTGAACAGACGCTTTGCACTAGAAAAGAATCTTATAAAAGTTACAGTTGCACCATTTGATCCAACAGTTTGTGATGTTGTACTTGATAAGGACAAGACTTACATGTCCAAAGTTACATCCAGAGTTACTGAAAAACCCTCCTCCCTTGGGGAAGAGATGAGAGAAGATGATCTTAGCCCAAACGAGAGCACACTTTGCACAGAATCTGAAGGGATCAGCCCCGATAACTCTGCCTCTGATGGGCCCCCACTCCCTTCTTCAAACAGTAATTTTCAGCATACTGTCTCTGATAAAAATATGTCCGACAGTAAGAAACCTACGCCTGTATTCTCTCAGATCTTGGACCATTCAGAGACTCCTAATACAGGGTCATCCCGGAGAAATGGATCATATAAATCAAGTTTTGAAATGAAGTTACCAGTTTCCAGTTCATCCAGCAAG CAGGATGTTCTTGACAAGGATTCTGGGAAGCTAAAGGTCCATGAAAAAAGACTAGGTAAAGTCATTCCTGTTCTGCAAGCCAAGACGAG GACTAATGTTCCGACATTTTCACCGTCAGACCTAGAAAAGCAGAAGCAAAGTTATCTCAGGAATGTCATTGCTCATATAGAAGACCCAGTGGATTCAAACCAAG GATGA